TACTCTTTTGaacatacaattattatttgtaattaCCAACAAactttgatgattttttgagcTTTTCACTTTTGACTACTATGTTCAGGTCTAGTGCGAGTACCCACTAGGCGTAAAACTAGGCCATTTGCATGGCTAGTTGCAGGTTTTTGTGCACTTTTCTGGGTCATGGTAATAGTGGCTGGCCTAGCAATCCTCATTATCTATCTTGTATTTCGTCCAAGAAATCCAAAGTTTGACATAACTAGTGCTACACTAAACGCAGCCTATCTTGACATGGGATACCTCCTTAATGCTGACATTACTATACTTGCAAACTTCACAAATCCAAACAAGAAAGGCAGGGTGGATTTCCATTATGCCATTCTAGATCTTTATCATGGTGGACACCTACTGGCTTCCAGTTACATGGACCCTTTCTCGACAATGAGCCATGAGTCGAGGTTTCAAGATGTACACTTGGTGAGCAGTCAAGTGAGACTTTCTTTGGAACAAAGCCAACAACTGAAGAAAGAAGTGGATAATGGAAGAGTGAAATTTGAAGTGAAGGGCTTGTTTAGAGCAAGGTCTAACTTAGGGAGTTTCCTTCAATACTCCTACTGGTTGTATGCCCAGTGCACTATTGTGGTTACCAGCCCTCCAACTGGTGTCTTGATTGGCAGAAAGTGCACAACGAAGCGCTAACAGTCCATAGGGCTTATTATTTGGACTTCAAGAAATGGTTTCAGTTACCTGTGCTCTCTGCTCTTTcactcatgttttggttctatcTTCTATCTTCTGTCAAAATATATGATCTGGGGCTTTTTAACCTTTTACCATTCTTTGTACTTCTCGGTCAATTTTACCCACAACACCTTTATATATTGGAAGAGctttatattgtttttatgaGATGACAGCTTATTAGCTGAATGTTCAAACTAGAACACAACATTCATATAACAAAAACACTAGTACATGAATTTTTCAATACCTGCATGGTCATGGAATCATATAAGGTTACATAGAGATGCATAGAGGTTGCAAGACAAGTTCAAATGCAATGTAATGTTTTACTATCAAGGGGTAAATAGACAGATCATGTAATTATCTTATTGCAAAAAGGCTAAGGTTCTGAACAAAAATTGGGACTGCCACAACAATAGAATTTCTTGAGAGATGGTGAAAGTGGACATTCTCTCGAGCATAATACATACAAGTTCTCCCTCATACGAGGCACATGACTTCACTAACTATATTCTCTTCTCATAGAAATGCCAAATAATTCGATACCTTGAGATTACAATACAGGTATGAACAACTGATGCAGGAGCGATGACAAACAAAAATGCATCCTCTTATAACCTCCGGAATTGGTCCCTAGTGAAAAAGGGATGCCTTAGGGCATCACGAGCCGTCATTCTGATAGACGGGTCAAATCTAAGGAGACCTTGCAAAAGGTCTATAAGATCACCAGCTGAATGATCAACATGCTGCATCACTAAATTCTGCAGCAAAGCCCAAAGAACGTATGTAAGATTCCAGTGAATAAAAACAAGTGGAACAGGAGAACACCAATTGTCGATCTACCTGGAGACGAGGCAACTTTATCACAGACTTTATGCTCTCTCGGGAAGTGGCGCCTTCAGGCCAGTCTAATCGACCCCTCCTTACATATTTCTCTGCATGTCGACTATccaaataaaaaaggaataagtTGATTGCTGATGATAACTGATGACATGAACATAATAAAATGACACTCACTCCACTTTATTTAACATCTGTGATGGTAATGGACCCAATACTCTTTCCATCATGGCCAGGTGCTCTAAATTTTCGTGTGTCTGGAACAAAGCTTCACCCTGCAAAAACCACCCCACATGAATACCTAGTATCTACTGCATTTTCCATCAACATATAAACATCTGACTTCAAAAGAACAGATTAATGATAAGATCAGATGCTAGCAAATACCGAGCATAGTTCTACCAAGATGCAGCCCACGCTCCATAAATCACACGGGTAGCTCCATCCAAGGCCTGAAACAAACATAAAGCTCAGTAATCAAGTTAGAGATCAATGATATAATTAGTGAGTATTTGCTGAGGGGAAGAAAATCTAAACCCACCAAGAATAACTTCAGGTGCACGGTAATGTCGTGTGGACACAATATAGTTGTGATCTGGTCGTTCGTAAGCAGTGCTACCAAAGTCTATTACTTTGATAGCACTAGACTTTGGTAACCTTTTATAAAATGATCTGTCTCTGTGTGACCATGGTGTACCCTGCAAAAGTAAGTAAAGGAACATACGCAGAAAGAGATATAAATGATGTGGCGTGGTTTCCAGAGGACTAGTAGTTCTAGTCGTTAAAAGAGTATAACACAATCTTAAGAGATTGAGAAACAGAACCTAACATACCTTGTAGTCGGGCACTTTTATGTAGTCTGCAGAAACAAAGAGTATATTCTCAGGCTTAAGGTCTGTATGGATGAGACGCATATCATGCATGACTGCAAACAAAGGACACAATAAGCATTCACTCCATGAAGAAGTGTCTTCGAAACAGTGGTGGCAATATAAAGGCAGTAACTTAACTAACAAAATAGCAAAAGTAAAATGCAATAGTTAACTCTTTGAGAACAGGAGAACAAAAAGTTGCCCAAGTATCTCATACTAGAAAAGTTAAATGAAGAAGTATAGACCACACACATGCTACACATTCCAACAATTGCCTCCCAATTTCACGAACTAGATCAACCGGAAATGCGCGATAACTGTTTTTCCGTAGAAAATCGAATAAACTTGGTCCAAGCTTCTCAAATACCTGTTAAGACCATTAAATTCATTGCAAGTCTTAAGTCCCCATGGAATTTGCAAAGTTGGGGATATCAGGTTACTACAAATCAGTAATGTACTTACTAAGCAAATATGGTTACGATAATCAAACCAGTTCCTTAATTGTACACAACTGCAAAGAAGGAATCTCTTTAACCATCACATGCAAACTTGCATTTATATGAAGAGCTAGTATATTCAACATAGACAACACATACCGGCTTCCACCCCTATCATATCTTCCTAGCAGCTGAAGCACGTCAATTTCTACCATTGCTGCTTCACGATACTTCTTTATACTTCGGATAATTTTAATGGCAACAAAttccttctgctctctgtcccaGCATTCTAGAACTTGACCAAAGGTACCTGGTGAATAATAAAACATTGAAGAAAAAGATCCATGCCCAAACAAAAGTGATATTTTagataacaaatcaagaaaagaaaatatagacTGACCTTCACCgatctttttgagaattttatcTGCAATTAAAGGAACGAAATTGTGTGAGAACATTATTGAGGGAACAGACTTATACTTGAATGCAACAAAACTAAAGCTGTTAAAGAAATGCAGTCAAACATAGACATTGtgagaaataaattttgacATTTCAAAAGCTTGCAGTATTCTGCCAGTGAGAAGAGATATGTCACTCCTTGATTTGGCCCACACTAGGATGGGAAGGAAAGTCGACTCCTGATATTTATGCAAGCAAAGACATGTGCAAAACAATGTGGAACCTCATTTCTTACACTTCCATGATGGTCATTTATTATGCCTGGGCACAGAAATGGATTGTTGAGAAGAAGAAGTAATCCTCACCTGTTGTTGTTTTACTGACTTTCTTCAATTAGTAAAGATATATCTTGCATAAAAAAGGGGATACTTCCATATACTTCACGCATAATGATCAGGAAGAAAAACTTATTTTCTACGCATATTGTGGTTTCTATTTGCTAACTAGAAAACCATAATTGCATAATTTCTTATGGACAAAATGATGGACTTCAGCACAAATCTAACACATAATTCCAGAAAGAACTGGATATAAGAGCAACCAGAAAGAACCTAACATTTACTTTGATTAAGCAGAGCTTAACACATATATAACATGGCgatgaaaaaaaagtaattacaGCGAGTTGTTAAATTCTCTCCAAGCTCAAACAAGTAATGTCCATCTTTGTCATCTTCTCGTCGTGGAGGAGAGCCTTTTTGAGCCAGTCCTTTTACATATAAATTATCATGATCGGGTAGTAATCTTGAATGCACATAGCTCGATGAATTGCCAACCTCTTGCCCATAATAAATTCCTGACTGAGCCTACAGACAACCATTCGTTCATATTCTTCTGAAAAAGATATAACATAAAACCTACCCTATATTTAACACTAAACTGAATTTTGAAAGAGTAACAACCAAGATGAATATTTTTACACAATTCCCAACTCAACAAACTGAATAAGCTGGACGTAACTATTAAATCACTACAAAATTattgacatgattttttttaataaaacttcgTCCAGCTACAAATATCTCACCAATATCAAATACTACACCTTTCAGTTTATATCGCATAAATCTTCCTATTCAACTCGGATCGGTTTGTACCTTTTTCATTATGATTCAATTCATCTTTAAATCATGCTAATTCAAATGCCAATGCCACTCAAAAGAACCTTTAGAAAAggctatatttttatttaaaaaattacagaTTTGAGTGAAAAAAACTTCTGTTTTTCTCCCCTCAAAGTAAAAGTCCCAAATGGAGTAAAATATCAGATccaaatcaaataaacaaaattttctaACAGCTATTCATTTTATACTACAGATTTCGAGTCAATAATTTAGACATCAACTTCTCCTCTAATACCCTATCTTAATTCATCAGTTTTTGGCTCGCAAAACATTCATGGAACAAGAACTTCAATTGAAATCAAAATACTCAATATTGAACTATCACTTTTCGTGTCATTTTTCGAACTTCTCACAAAACAGAACAAAAAATCAATAACAACAGAACTTTTATTGTCAAATGTAATTAAAACACTCAAAATTCCACCAATTTCTTTTCTCAGTTTCCCCAACATCTCAtcaaaaaacacaaaatgacGCCAAAACATTCATTGAACCAGGACTTCAattccaataaaaaaaaattgagctaAATATGTTTCATTCTCCGAAGGAAGAAAAGGTTAAaatcaataacaacaaaaatacgAAAGGAAAAAAAGATGTACCTTGGGAGTATGTGAAGGATCCCAATCTAGTCTTGGACGTTTCTTAGGACGACGATCCATGTAGGAATGTGGATATTCCGTTACGTAATCCATTTCCATCGATCAAATCGATGTATACATGAAGAGAGAAAACCCTAATCCCCAATTTGTTTGTGAGCTAAGGAGCAGCAAAAGCTAATGGTGTGGAGTTCCAACCGGCGTCTGATTGACAATGTGATCGATGGCTCACCGTTGGATTACAATATTACCTTTAATGGTTAACCATGGTTAGGTTATCTGGTTACTTTATTTATAGGTTCTTTCTTttcgtttttatttatttctcttcCCTTTTAATGTGttccctttatttttttaaaaaaatcttatgtGTTTCCATTCCAAATATTCTATTCTGCGGCGAATTCACCGTTTGAGTAAAAATTGATAagaaacaaatttaattaaatattaattgacaaattattgaataaattttatacCCTTAATAGCTCAATCCAatttttaatatagtttttaaaacaCTATACGTAGAGTCGTTAATATGGACTAGATATGTTGGGCCGATCTGACATAACTCCGAATTTAATAGAGATAGATTGAGATTTCTGAAGCTCATTTAAGAAAAAGACTTTTAGCCCTGCATGAATAAGTCTGCTGATTTGTGAGGCTTGAGAAATATTGAGACTCGTgaactaataaaaattaattaaaaaatataatataatattaaagtttaaaatgaaagagagtccaaactcaaaacaataatgttaatatttctatttagatatttatacttttacttgaaaagaaaaacttaataaatattgtaaagataattttatttgtgggtTTGATAATCAAGTataaacattaacatcatgtaatattattttgtggatatttatgataatatttgtaaattataatttataaattaatttaataattattaaaaaaatacaatttttttaaaaaggtggGTTGGATAGGGCTAGCCGTTTTCTaacacaaacaaaaataaactagtCCGACCTAATCATAAAATATCATAACTTGTATGGGTTAGCATTGAGTTAGCTCATATTGCTATCTCTAACTATATGCCAGAAATATAgtaaataaacattttttatttcaaaaaaagtcatctaatctttttcttttggtttctAGCGCATAAGATCAATTATTTCACACAACAatgtaaatttcaaatttcaatctATATCGGTTAATTCTCGAGCTACCCTAAGCTCCTCAACGTCTACTCAATAATATAAAAGTGAACTTTTCAGTAtgtctttttaattattaaactaATATACTCTTAATTAAtagaattttaaaatgatatattttttttctctgtcCCGTTACGCGGCACATATGAAAATTTgagaattattttttagaaaaatatgtttttgaatattttgagttatgatttattgtatttttaatgtaattttaaataatatatgttattcacTCTGTCCCAACTTATATGACACGTGTGAAATTTTGAACTCAACCAAATTAATagtatcttttttaaaaaatattttaaattgttaattattataactTATAATACTCTTAGTTAACGTTATTTTTGAATAGTATATGTTATTTTCCCTAACTCAATTTATGTGGCACATGTGAATTTTTTGAAAGTTACtcaaatttttaatatcttttaaaatactttaagtTGTAATTAATAGtcttttaacataattttcaaataatatatattacttcctttatctcaatttatgtagtacatgtgaaattttcaaagttaaccatattttaatatgttttcgaatattttatgttgttaatgCAGTACAGGTAAAATTTCAagcagaaaatacaaaaaaaaattatgctataatactataaaaacatattaaaccTAAATTAATCATTCACAAGGCTAGtaacaatatcaattaaatatattttcaaaaataaattgtgacAACATTAATAAGACTTGTAATACTTTTACTAGTTACGTTATTGTCTTTCGAGTTTCGAAAATTTGATAACTCTGATACATCGAATGAAATTTGTGTGTTATGTCCggaattgttgttgttgataacCTACAACATGAGACTTTCTTCTAATCTTTCGTAGACATATCTTTTTCCTTagattatttaataatttcaacttttaatttttaaataatatcatCATTTTTTCTGAGTTGTTGTGCATGTTTTGTAGTCTTCAATCACCTGATCTTTTTTATTCAAGGCGGCAACACAATCGTCAAAATCATCATTTGCAGTGATAAGGTCTTTCATGTGCCTTAAATCACTAAAgttgattttcaattttgataCATAGTGATTCCATCTCCATTTCAAGATAGTTCTCCAAGTTGACTTTGAAATTATTTCGAAATCAGCTTGAATATTGCTTAGAAATACATCCTAAAAATATAGTCAAGTGAATATCTAGTACTGGGAAATCTATCAACctcatatattaataataaaagggaaaagggtctgatatacctctcaactttgtcatttagagctgatataccccttgttatgaaagtggctcatatatacccctacttgtaaacaaatggctcacatatacccttttcctctaacggaaatgaaaaaaataataattttaatctaaatttttattttttttttctaaaaaatataatctcatatgagtaaatttaatcctcgtcaaacatattttttttgacttttttttgtttca
The window above is part of the Solanum pennellii chromosome 5, SPENNV200 genome. Proteins encoded here:
- the LOC107020931 gene encoding serine/threonine-protein kinase AFC2-like isoform X2, producing MVEIDVLQLLGRYDRGGSRCVQLRNWFDYRNHICLVFEKLGPSLFDFLRKNSYRAFPVDLVREIGRQLLECVAFMHDMRLIHTDLKPENILFVSADYIKVPDYKGTPWSHRDRSFYKRLPKSSAIKVIDFGSTAYERPDHNYIVSTRHYRAPEVILGLGWSYPCDLWSVGCILVELCSGEALFQTHENLEHLAMMERVLGPLPSQMLNKVDRHAEKYVRRGRLDWPEGATSRESIKSVIKLPRLQNLVMQHVDHSAGDLIDLLQGLLRFDPSIRMTARDALRHPFFTRDQFRRL
- the LOC107020932 gene encoding NDR1/HIN1-like protein 26; translation: MPVSTRHSQPQLHSGPQPHSTGHDSHLPTPVPPPRQQQQHSGSRPHSQHHRHSSGLVRVPTRRKTRPFAWLVAGFCALFWVMVIVAGLAILIIYLVFRPRNPKFDITSATLNAAYLDMGYLLNADITILANFTNPNKKGRVDFHYAILDLYHGGHLLASSYMDPFSTMSHESRFQDVHLVSSQVRLSLEQSQQLKKEVDNGRVKFEVKGLFRARSNLGSFLQYSYWLYAQCTIVVTSPPTGVLIGRKCTTKR
- the LOC107020931 gene encoding serine/threonine-protein kinase AFC2-like isoform X1 translates to MEMDYVTEYPHSYMDRRPKKRPRLDWDPSHTPKAQSGIYYGQEVGNSSSYVHSRLLPDHDNLYVKGLAQKGSPPRREDDKDGHYLFELGENLTTRYKILKKIGEGTFGQVLECWDREQKEFVAIKIIRSIKKYREAAMVEIDVLQLLGRYDRGGSRCVQLRNWFDYRNHICLVFEKLGPSLFDFLRKNSYRAFPVDLVREIGRQLLECVAFMHDMRLIHTDLKPENILFVSADYIKVPDYKGTPWSHRDRSFYKRLPKSSAIKVIDFGSTAYERPDHNYIVSTRHYRAPEVILGLGWSYPCDLWSVGCILVELCSGEALFQTHENLEHLAMMERVLGPLPSQMLNKVDRHAEKYVRRGRLDWPEGATSRESIKSVIKLPRLQNLVMQHVDHSAGDLIDLLQGLLRFDPSIRMTARDALRHPFFTRDQFRRL
- the LOC107020931 gene encoding serine/threonine-protein kinase AFC2-like isoform X3, whose product is MIGVEAVMHDMRLIHTDLKPENILFVSADYIKVPDYKGTPWSHRDRSFYKRLPKSSAIKVIDFGSTAYERPDHNYIVSTRHYRAPEVILGLGWSYPCDLWSVGCILVELCSGEALFQTHENLEHLAMMERVLGPLPSQMLNKVDRHAEKYVRRGRLDWPEGATSRESIKSVIKLPRLQNLVMQHVDHSAGDLIDLLQGLLRFDPSIRMTARDALRHPFFTRDQFRRL